From the genome of Deinococcus sp. AJ005, one region includes:
- a CDS encoding tRNA (guanosine(46)-N(7))-methyltransferase TrmB — MIYPLGDFHFPDSAPRLYPQTPDRPWVLEIGFGDGRFWPHYAATFETAPNYLGVELSGVSLLKAQRRLKNAGLDNAILTKLPADVLLREVVPHGGLDAVVVNFPDPWPKAGHLDHRLLRVPFFQLAASRLKPGGAVLLTTDHDEYFDFACQAARDSGVMNVELTEAPPAALETKYALKWRDLGLSPQHARFTPTAHPVVPHGDIHPYPEDPDLVPHAILTLPADFAPAAPGQPFEKRTARAGGWTVILLDLYASLRRDGWVALAHVVEGELTQEVLIGITAREDGSHLVRLAKFGGPIITLGVKAAVGAVTDWLEESGGRVTHRGY; from the coding sequence ATGATTTACCCGTTGGGCGATTTCCACTTTCCCGACTCGGCCCCCCGTCTGTACCCCCAGACGCCGGATCGCCCCTGGGTGCTGGAAATCGGCTTCGGGGATGGGCGCTTCTGGCCGCACTACGCCGCCACGTTCGAGACTGCCCCCAATTATCTGGGCGTGGAACTGTCGGGCGTCTCACTGCTGAAGGCCCAGCGTCGCCTCAAGAATGCGGGCCTGGACAACGCCATCCTGACCAAGCTGCCCGCAGACGTGCTGCTGCGCGAGGTTGTGCCGCATGGTGGCCTGGACGCTGTGGTGGTCAACTTTCCCGATCCCTGGCCGAAAGCCGGGCATCTGGACCACCGTTTGCTGCGCGTGCCGTTCTTTCAGCTCGCGGCTTCGCGGCTGAAACCCGGCGGCGCGGTGCTGCTGACCACCGATCACGACGAGTATTTCGACTTTGCATGTCAGGCGGCGCGCGACAGCGGCGTAATGAATGTGGAACTGACCGAAGCGCCGCCCGCCGCATTGGAAACCAAATACGCCCTCAAGTGGCGTGACCTGGGCCTCAGCCCCCAGCACGCCCGTTTCACGCCCACTGCCCACCCGGTTGTCCCGCACGGCGACATCCACCCCTACCCGGAGGACCCTGATCTCGTGCCACACGCCATCCTGACCCTGCCCGCAGATTTTGCTCCCGCCGCCCCCGGCCAGCCCTTCGAGAAGCGCACGGCCCGCGCGGGCGGCTGGACCGTCATCCTGCTGGACCTGTACGCCAGCCTGCGCCGGGACGGCTGGGTGGCGCTGGCCCATGTGGTGGAAGGGGAACTCACGCAGGAGGTGCTGATCGGCATTACTGCGCGCGAGGACGGCAGCCATCTGGTGCGCCTCGCCAAGTTCGGCGGCCCGATCATCACGCTGGGGGTCAAGGCGGCGGTG